A genomic window from Photobacterium gaetbulicola Gung47 includes:
- a CDS encoding putative Na+/H+ antiporter (COG1757) — translation MNLVDFSDSLMSVVPAMLAVILAVTTRRVLLSLGAGIFAGAMMLNQYSPLESMQYLVGKVLAIVWVDGAMNSDNVNMIIFMLLLGALISLMSVSGATQAFADWAAVRCKDRRSAKSLTGLMVFIFFIDDFFHSLSVGAICRPVTDRFNISRAKLAYLLDSTAAPVCVLMPISSWGAYIIALVGGIMVAHGVTDQSPISAFVEMMPMNLYAVFTLVMVLCVIAFQLDIGPMRKHEKWALEGKLWDESKGKPAGLDVEAPESAKGGMIDMVLPILTLTMATVFFMVQSGADVLAANGEAFSVIGSFENTDVGSSLVYGAICSLVVSIALALRLKLDAGSWMKAAPQGISAMMPAIIILFFAWTIGAVVRDMQTGIYLASMSNGNLPVELLPAVVFLLSCAMAFATGTSWGTFGIMLPLAGDIAAASDIALLLPMLSAVLAGAVFGDHSSPISSTSILSATGAGCHHMDHVMTQLPYACSVAFGALLGYLAIGYTHSAWAGVAVSGLWFLAFCAFAVRKSKPIMAAEPITS, via the coding sequence ATGAACCTTGTCGATTTCTCGGACTCGCTAATGTCCGTTGTCCCTGCCATGCTGGCTGTTATCCTTGCGGTCACCACCAGGCGGGTTTTGCTCTCCCTCGGAGCGGGTATCTTTGCCGGTGCAATGATGCTAAATCAATATTCTCCGCTGGAGTCAATGCAGTACCTGGTTGGAAAAGTGCTGGCCATTGTGTGGGTCGACGGCGCGATGAACAGCGATAACGTCAATATGATCATCTTCATGCTGCTGCTTGGCGCACTGATCAGTCTGATGAGTGTTTCCGGTGCAACGCAGGCCTTTGCCGACTGGGCAGCGGTGCGTTGTAAGGATCGCCGCAGTGCCAAATCTCTCACCGGCCTGATGGTCTTCATCTTCTTTATCGACGACTTCTTCCACAGCCTGTCAGTAGGTGCTATCTGCCGTCCGGTTACCGACCGCTTCAATATCTCACGCGCGAAATTGGCCTACCTGCTGGACTCCACTGCAGCTCCGGTTTGTGTACTGATGCCTATCTCATCATGGGGCGCCTACATCATCGCCCTCGTTGGCGGCATCATGGTGGCGCATGGCGTGACCGATCAGAGCCCAATATCGGCATTTGTTGAGATGATGCCGATGAATCTCTACGCCGTGTTCACGCTGGTGATGGTGCTGTGTGTGATCGCATTCCAGCTCGATATCGGCCCAATGCGCAAGCATGAGAAGTGGGCGCTTGAAGGCAAGCTATGGGATGAATCGAAAGGCAAACCAGCGGGTCTGGACGTTGAAGCGCCGGAGTCGGCCAAGGGCGGTATGATCGATATGGTATTGCCTATCCTGACCCTGACGATGGCTACCGTCTTTTTCATGGTACAGTCAGGTGCCGATGTACTGGCTGCCAATGGCGAAGCCTTCAGCGTGATTGGCTCGTTTGAGAACACCGATGTCGGCTCATCGCTAGTATACGGTGCGATCTGCAGCTTGGTGGTGTCTATCGCTCTTGCCCTGCGTCTGAAGCTAGATGCAGGCAGCTGGATGAAAGCAGCCCCGCAAGGCATTTCAGCCATGATGCCTGCGATTATCATCCTGTTCTTTGCTTGGACGATTGGTGCGGTTGTACGCGATATGCAAACCGGCATCTACCTAGCTTCAATGTCTAACGGCAACCTGCCGGTTGAGCTACTGCCTGCCGTTGTCTTCCTGCTATCTTGTGCCATGGCCTTTGCGACCGGCACCAGTTGGGGCACGTTCGGCATCATGCTACCGCTAGCCGGTGACATTGCGGCTGCCAGCGACATCGCACTACTGCTTCCAATGCTATCGGCGGTACTGGCCGGTGCGGTATTTGGCGATCACAGCTCACCAATTTCCAGCACCAGTATTCTGTCGGCAACCGGTGCCGGCTGCCACCATATGGACCATGTTATGACCCAGCTACCATACGCCTGTTCGGTTGCTTTCGGTGCCCTACTGGGTTACCTCGCCATTGGCTACACCCACTCGGCATGGGCGGGTGTGGCAGTGAGCGGCCTGTGGTTCTTGGCATTCTGCGCCTTTGCCGTACGCAAGAGCAAACCTATTATGGCTGCCGAACCTATAACGAGCTAA
- a CDS encoding D-alanine-D-alanine ligase B (COG1181): protein MRIGILYGGESSEREVSLKSGNCIADAVESLGHEAIKIDPRHIDITLQGFFNLDKVFIALHGGMGESGHIQALLDLLKIPYTGSGLLASSISLNKLKTKEVWRSNGLPTADWIKVSKHTPTDTIKTTLADLAYPVVVKPLNQGCSIGVSKASSPEELFNALVDAFEYDDDILVEQFITGREYTCAILDGKPLPVVQIKSDSFFDWNAKFGDQSATYHCPSDLTAEQEKAMQEAALTAYKTLGCRGWGRVDTFLDNEGKIWLIEMNTVPGMTTRSVFPMAAKEAGMSFEDTIAALLESATFDVVK, encoded by the coding sequence ATGAGAATCGGAATATTATATGGGGGTGAGTCTAGCGAACGCGAAGTCTCATTAAAGTCTGGCAATTGCATTGCCGATGCCGTTGAGTCATTGGGCCATGAGGCTATCAAGATCGATCCTCGACACATAGACATCACCTTGCAGGGCTTCTTCAACCTCGACAAGGTTTTCATTGCCCTTCACGGCGGGATGGGAGAAAGCGGACATATCCAAGCGTTACTGGATCTACTCAAGATTCCCTATACCGGCAGTGGCCTATTGGCTTCGTCTATCTCCCTCAACAAACTAAAGACCAAAGAAGTTTGGCGCTCTAATGGCCTCCCGACGGCAGACTGGATCAAGGTCAGCAAACACACGCCAACCGATACCATCAAAACGACACTGGCCGACCTTGCCTACCCGGTAGTTGTCAAACCACTGAACCAAGGCTGCAGTATCGGCGTGTCTAAAGCTTCCTCTCCGGAAGAACTGTTCAATGCCCTGGTTGATGCCTTTGAATACGACGATGACATCCTCGTCGAACAGTTCATCACCGGCCGTGAATACACCTGCGCCATCCTTGATGGCAAGCCCCTGCCGGTTGTGCAAATCAAATCAGATAGTTTCTTTGACTGGAATGCCAAATTCGGTGATCAAAGTGCAACCTACCACTGCCCATCAGACTTAACGGCAGAACAAGAAAAAGCCATGCAGGAAGCTGCGCTTACAGCCTACAAAACCCTAGGCTGTCGAGGGTGGGGACGAGTTGATACATTCCTCGATAACGAAGGAAAGATCTGGCTAATCGAAATGAATACGGTGCCGGGAATGACCACCCGCAGTGTCTTCCCGATGGCAGCCAAAGAAGCCGGCATGAGCTTCGAAGACACC